Proteins encoded in a region of the Vicia villosa cultivar HV-30 ecotype Madison, WI linkage group LG5, Vvil1.0, whole genome shotgun sequence genome:
- the LOC131603104 gene encoding uncharacterized protein LOC131603104: MAKGSRGRYRVASRQYRLTPYPLARCKRGICEEMCQKKCSKALDKKECEDVTCSVCMEYPHNAVLLLCSSHDKGCRPYMCGTSLRHSNCLDQYKKAYTKVISARNGQNVLGSPFVRHDLNLTDEKNEVTELACPLCRGQVKGWTVVEPVRDYLNEKQRSCMQEDCSFVGSYKELKKHVRAEHPLARPRTVDPDDEQKWRWLEWEREREDVISTVTSAMPGAVVFGDYVIEGRHNNDFDSDDEGALEAGNGERSGRFQMGMEAMNFFLLLHAVRQGNDINSISRRLRPELAPNRLADQNEDNELDVILDVSDDDNDDGSYNEVNDDGVSLVSRLRRQGGGRVLLNRSGRRRRRREANATMEGS; the protein is encoded by the coding sequence ATGGCAAAAGGAAGCAGAGGACGATACAGGGTTGCTTCGCGTCAGTACAGGCTGACTCCATACCCACTGGCTCGATGCAAAAGGGGTATCTGTGAGGAAATGTGCCAAAAGAAATGCTCTAAAGCATTGGATAAGAAAGAGTGCGAAGATGTAACATGTTCTGTGTGCATGGAATATCCACACAATGCCGTTCTTCTTCTCTGTTCTTCTCACGACAAGGGCTGCCGTCCCTATATGTGCGGAACTAGCCTTCGTCATTCCAACTGCCTTGATCAGTACAAGAAAGCTTACACCAAAGTAATTTCAGCACGTAATGGACAGAACGTTCTGGGCAGTCCATTTGTGCGCCATGATTTGAACTTAACTGATGAGAAGAACGAAGTTACTGAACTTGCTTGCCCCTTATGTAGGGGTCAGGTTAAAGGTTGGACAGTTGTGGAGCCTGTGCGAGACTATCTCAACGAAAAGCAAAGAAGCTGCATGCAGGAAGACTGCTCGTTTGTCGGGAGCTATAAGGAGTTGAAGAAGCATGTGCGGGCAGAACATCCTTTGGCACGTCCACGGACAGTAGATCCTGATGATGAGCAGAAATGGAGATGGCTTGAGTGGGAGCGTGAACGTGAAGATGTTATCAGCACAGTGACATCAGCCATGCCCGGGGCAGTGGTTTTTGGAGATTATGTTATAGAAGGTCGCCATAATAATGACTTTGATTCAGATGATGAGGGTGCTCTTGAAGCGGGTAATGGAGAAAGAAGTGGTAGATTTCAGATGGGTATGGAGGCTATGAATTTCTTCCTCCTGTTACACGCGGTTCGGCAGGGGAATGATATCAACAGCATAAGTAGACGGCTGAGGCCTGAGCTGGCCCCTAACAGGCTAGCCGATCAGAACGAGGACAATGAGCTGGATGTCATACTGGATGTCTCGGATGACGACAATGATGATGGAAGCTACAATGAAGTCAATGATGATGGTGTATCCCTGGTTAGTCGGCTTCGCAGACAAGGTGGTGGAAGAGTTCTGTTGAACCGTTCAGGCAGGAGGCGCAGGCGTAGAGAAGCAAACGCAACGATGGAAGGAAGTTGA